The stretch of DNA GCGGCCGAGGCTGCGGGCGGACGGGTGGtcggagatggagatggggcgGCTGCGCACgcccggcgacgacggcggccgggaggccccggcggcggtcgcgggcgaggaggtggcggtgagcTTCGAGGTGCTGGGGTGGTACCCGAAACGCGGGCTCATAGTCGAGGGCGTCGAGTTTAGGCCCGTCGACTGATTTTGGGGGGGAATTTGGGCATTTTGATTGAAGGGAAATTTGTGTAATTGTGTTGCTATATGCCCCTGATTAATTTGGAAAACAGGTATCGCGCTGTGGTTTACACTAGCAAAATCAGTGGTATTTTCAGGACGACATTGTCAAACCAATGTTATTTCCatagcatttttttttcaaatcggTGATCTAAGATTGGGCAATTACGTTGTGCCATCgtaatttttaaaaataaaaatatcataTTTGATCTCAATGGAAGGCGAGGTCTATATGTGTTGCTGACATTGACAAATAACAAGACACTGCAAAATTACAAATTACAGTGAAGGGATACCAACTGTAGACACAACAAAGTAATTTAGATTCGAGATTTTTATGTTGTTCCATAAAATACAGTATATTTCCTTCTCGTGATGTTATTGGTACTCATATGCAGCCCACATTATATACATATTGTTACCATGGTTAATTGTTTGCTGACCGGAGCAAAGACAGTCGTTGTAGGTGAACTAGAGCCAACACCAACAACACAATTAGCCATGACAATGCGTGCTGTGTATTCGGGAGTATTGTTGTATCCTAGacataaaaaaaacaaagaaaccaAACACACTTAGATAGCAAATAATGTTTAAaaacaataattaaattgaCTTAATTAATTTTGTACAATTAACGATCCAGAAATGTAGAATCTTATACTAGCCTATAATTGGATCTACTTGTTTCTACGAGCAACCTAGCTGCTAATGACGACGCTCCAACTAATGTCTAACTATCTTAGCTACTGTACTAGTCCGACGTAGTCGAGCTCCACCGATCCCAGCCACAGCTTGCCGTCCTTCTCCACGACGTCGCTCAGCGTGACACCCTTGGCCGCCGtcagctcctccacctccacgccgtCCGCGCCGAGCCGGACGCCCACCAGGTGCTTCGCGGCTGGTTGAGCGCCACCAGTAGCCTCCCCCTGGCGTCGCGCCTCACGTTGTCCGGGTACCCGGCAGGTCCGCCAGCAGCTCGTACTGCCCGGCCTTAGCCCCCCTCAGTCAGTACCTGAACGCCCCGTCGCGTCGGCGTTCATCATGATCTCCGTGTTGAACCTGCGCGGGTACGTCGTGCTGCTGTCGATGAAGTAGACGTCGCCCGTGGCCTGGTCGACGTCCAGCCCGTTGACGAAGTGGaacggctcgccgtcgtcggcctGGGTCGccagcacctccgcctcgccgccgtccggccCCACCTTCATCAGCCCCAGGTACGCGTCGGCGATGTAGAGGTCGCCGGTCTTATCGAAGAACTGCGGCCCCAGCGGGCGGCCGCACATGCTCTCCGTCTCCTCCGACGACGGGCGTGGTCTTGATCGGCTCGGCGGCGCAGAACGACGACGGGAGCAGGAGCGcgagggcgacggcgagcaccagccacgccgccgccgacacgtTGTTGCGCCGCGCCATCTCGATTACGCTGTTCTCGCCGATGGAGCTGATCAGCTTTGGTTTGATGGGACGGCAAGCTGGTCGGGTAGGCGCGTTTTTTTGGCCAGGGTGTGCCGGCGGCCGAGCCGACTCGGACGGGGCCTTGCGTGGGGACTCGAATTCGTTTTCTTTCCCCTGTCCAATGTGtcgtttcaaaaagaaaaaaaattaaatcgtTCGTTTCAAAATGTGCTGTCCGAATCCAGCTCGGATCCGTTTCCTCTGCCACTGGTCGTGTACTCGTGTCCGAGTCCAACTCGCCGGGGATTTGTAGCGGTAGCCGCTTTGCTTGAAGTCGTTGCAACGTTTCGGCGCCCGCAAACTGGGAGGAGTCCGTGTGGCGCGTTTTTGCTCGTTTCTCTTCTGACGGACTCGGTTGGGAGTTGGGACTACGGAGTTCTGGCTCCGCTCCTGTTGGCAAGAGCGTGCAGAGCGACGCGGAGATCGACGGATACAGTGTGCGACGTGGCGTTTCGAGGAGAGGGGTGCGACGTGGACATCATGGGGTACAGGGAGATCAAGATGATGCCTTTCCGTGCCGGGCGGCCGATGTACCCCGGCTAGTCAGGTACACTTTTTCGCGGCTACACGCTGAGGATGAGTTTTTCGTGGCGAGCCTCGTGAGGCAGCTGGAGTGGCTGCCGGTGGCGGAGAGGGAGGCCGTCGACGTGATGGAGGAGCTGGATTAACGATGGGGGTGGGGCAGGTCGAACCGTCGGGTCCCGAACCGGCCCACCAAAATAAATCTAATGGGTCCGTTTAGAAACCATCAAACTAGTATGGATCGGTGGATCGGATTTACTTGCACCCTAGGCTCGAGCGGTTCGAcccacctgccgccgccgtcgcgggggCACAGCTGCGCATGCGCCATCGCGTGACTTTCGTGCCCAGCGCGAGCTCGCGAGAGAGAGGCTGacgaggaggccggcgagccACGGATGGAGGCAGGGGAGCACCGACCGGAGCGCAGACAGCGCGGCCAGCCAAGCTGTGTTTTGGTGGCCGGGcgagcggccggccggccgcatgCTGAGGCGGCGCAGGCCACAGGAGACAGGACGCAGGCTCACAGGCGGAGGCAGGGAAGCCATGTTTGGTGGCCGGGCAAGCGGCCGGCCGGCTACGTGCGGAGCCAGCGCAGGCCGCAGGTCGGCGAGCCATGGCGGAGGTCGGGCGAGCGGCCACGGGCAGAGGCCGGCCGAGCGGCAGGCGAGCTGCAGGCGGAGGCCGGACGAGCGGCGGCACTTGCTCACCCGACGCTAGCCGAGGATGGAGTCGCCGAGATCCGATGAGACGGCCGCGCGTATGGCGGGAGCGGCCAGCTCTTGGACGGGTAAGGCCTCTTGGGGAGCGGGCCAAGCAGAGATGCAGAGGATGAGATGGAGGCTAGGTCGACCCATGTGACCCTTTGGATCACGGGTGCTATCCTCGCCGAACTGAATGGATCGATCCATAAACATGCAAAACACGGTTGGATTGCTGTGGATCGAGCCGGAGCCCCTTAGGTGCATCCACGCCATGCATAAGCTGGATTTCACCACCGTCACCAAACACCCGCTCTAGGCTCGCATAAAAATATTAGGCGTGGAAACCACTTTTCTCagtgaaaatataaaaaaatacttAAAAAGtatagttgcaagtttttaaaaaatttcaaatgatGCACTATGGAGTGCATCATTAGATATACTTTGTATCGAAAGTTAGGATGCAAACTCAATCTAGAAAAAGTCAAATGAAAACAACAAACTCAGTGCGCAAGGCACTAGAATTTATCTTGCAGTGCACTTgcataaaaaaaacttgacctgcgggggtaagaccgccccacggcattgtttgagaggtagaatgaccttctcacagcaggccaagaaaacccccgaacccctgtcccacccgtacacgggggcccgtcgccttgtgagttaggccgggctccacagtgctttggacatgaGGCAGGCGAGTGGGTctgccccacccgtacacgggggcccgtcgcattgtgagttaggccgggctccacagtgctttggacatgaGGCAGGCGAGTGGGTTTTTTTAACCGGAGGCGGAAATTCGCCTCTTTCGGGGATCGAACCCACGACCTCCGGAGTGCCGCCggactgccggaaccaattggCCTGACATCCTTTGGCAGTGCACTTGCATAAGGAATCTATTATTTTCATATGACTTTTTTTACAAATTAATTTCACATCTCAACTTTTACtacaaagtacatctaatgaTACACTATGGATGTGCatagtttgaaattttttgataCTTGCAACtatagttttttaaaaaaattcatatttccaCTGAGAAGGTAGTTTGCGCCTAATATTTCCCTAGCATCGTAGTGACGAATTGAAATCATCAATGCCTGTTATCTCAAGAATGGAAAGTGTGCGTTCGACAACAAAAACGCAATGTGCAGCCTGTCTTGAGCTGAACTTTCATATTATGTCCATACATATACATATCGCACGACAGATTCATGCCACTAAAATCTACTCCATCCATTTTAAATGTAGGATATTTTTTTTAAGTCAAATTTTTTGAACTGCgacaattaaaaaaaattatattaacaTCCATAACACCACATAAACATTATCAAGACATTTCATGATGGATTTAATGTAGCTTTTTTATTTTGTAGATGTcgatcaaaataaaaaaattgactAGAAAACAAAAGTATAAAGTTTTACATTTTGAAACGAATGGAGTATCATATTTTTGCCACTTGGATCCAACAATGCATATCGACTTGTATCTACAAGCTCCTTGTAAATCGTAACCTCCAAAACCTGACTCTTGGTTCTTTCACTAGTTTGGCAAAAATGTAACTTCTGGTAAAAGAGGTACCAAACCAAACCATCTCCTAGATATTGTGGTGCTCTTACATCATGCACGAGCATTAATAAACACAACGTCTACATTTGGAACAAAAAGTACTCGATTCCTCTTTACCGATTTGAAGTATTACAAATCCCTCCCCTTAATACATGTTCATTCCAGCTCTGGGGAAGCAAAGGGTGTAGTGTAGATGTTACATCGGTATTTGCCTGTACTGAAGGTAAGTTCTAAACAAGGATGCTCACATCAAAAACTCATGTAACTACTGTCTCCTGAAAGGGAAAGAGCCACGGTCAGCTATAAACAAGAGGAAGTAGCTAGTGGCGGTAACTGAAAGTCTGAAGCCACCTCCTGCTAACTAATAGTGGTCAGATTTGGTGTTATTTTTCCTCACTGTCCTATGATGTATAACCCACTGGGGTTGAAGGTTAACTAACCCCTCGGTCAAAACTAAAATCAGTTAACCCACCAACACTGGTTGCTAGAACCATCCGCGCAATCTGGACTCAAATGACCTCCGGGGCCTATTAGAGTTCCTGTGGTACCTTGTCTTAGCTAATCCGCTATCACTAACACTACCACCCACAACATGATCATGAGCTTCTGAAAATTCCTCTGACCATGGTTCTAGGGGAATAAGATAACTGTCATCCTTTGCCTTCTTCTTTTGCTTCTCAAGCTGCTTGACATTTTCAGAGATTTGATGAATTGTCTTGTTAATCTTTGTAAAACTCCGCTCCATAGGCTCCACGACATGGGAAACTGTATACTTGACATCATCAACCATCTGAAAAGTTGCACCATAAACAAATTAGTCGACAGTTATCATGGATAGAATGTTAGAATGTCTGGCAAAAGCAACATGAGTATCAGAAGCATACAATTTCACCGCTCCCCAACACAACATCACGAACGCTCTGTGGAAAACTCAACCGCCTGTCTTTGGTACCAGGAGTTTGCAAGACTGTTAAGCTGTCAATCCCTCCTCCGACTTCTTCAGGATCTGGAGCTCCCAGAGAGGCATAATCAGACATGACAGCAACATTTGGAACACTTCTTTCCCCACGTCTATAAGGTTTAGCAGGAAATACTTTTAAATGAACCACGGCCGCAACCCCCATCTGTCACTCAAGAGATATTGTGTTATGGGTATGGACTTCAACAAAAACTTTCTCAACgaatgaaagaaaagaaaaggatatgAGCATCAAGGGTAAAAATATCAGTGACGAACATTAGTTGATGACACATGTGCCAAAAATCGCTACTATGACAAGAATGGCGCATGTCTACTTGAAacaaaacaaatttcaacaatattGAGACATAAAACTAAAGGAAAGTTATAGAAATTAAATTTACAGGAAGGGAAAGGTTTATTGATATGAATAGATGCCCCAAAATTTTAATAGCTGCACAGCACAGATAATATAAGTAAGGATTGCAGCCTAACATAGAGTAACAAAATATTGTGATATCAGAGGATTCAAGATAAAACTTAGTGTAAGCATACAGAGAAACATACAGAAATTACACAAAATGCAAGCATGCCATTCTGATATAGtagtgtaacacccctgtgttaatcaagGTAATAATCACGTGTTAACCCACTAATTACGGGCTTAAGAAGGTCATTAGCGTTAATCAAGTTCGCGTAGTAAACTTCGATTTAGCCGTGTTCGACTACGTTTTTCTCCACGATCCGAgtctcaaatcaactttcgcccaaaacaaaagttgtagatcttctcttcctctacaacttctattttggcccaaatttcatgttcccatgtAAAATTTTGAGTTCCAATCGGTCAAACACGAGTCAAAAATTAGTCAAACCGTTCACTGTTCTCCCCTGTGGCGTTACTGTGCTCGCCCGACACCCATACCGGCGCctggacgccggcgagctcctccacgcGTTGAGCATCCAGGCGAACCTCGCCCTTATCCTCGCGCACGCCCTTATCCTCGCGCACGCCCTGGAAGCTTCTCCTCTCTTCCCTTCCCTTTCATCCCATTCCTCGAGCTCGCGCGAGCAGAGCACGAGCAGAGCgccgtcgctcgctcctccggCCGTTTCTCGCCGCCCCGCTCGAATCCTTCGCGCCCTGACCTCCCTCGCCTCGCCCTTCCCCTCCTCCACCCATTCCCGAGCTCGGCCGCGCCCAAACCCGGCCGTAATCGGGCCCGCCTCCGCCCGCGTTTGTCGATTGTcagtacctctggactagggtaccccctcttgctgtgtcagggcgagagcctcgtagttatccttgactacgcgctgacgagcctgagcagccggacccccgcGGTCCGGCGCCCTTCTCACCCGGTCAGCGGCCCCAGACCCATTCCTTGctagggaagggtccggtggcgccgcgtgtcccggagaagggagcactcagccaaaacagccgggggcctcggacctcccacggggtcccggacccccatatactatccggacccctcagcggggagggaacagacaccccgcctggggcaggtccggagccgccacgtgtccgcaggcacaggcacgcgcgcggccgcgaagcttcctcgggaagactcgcccacctactgTATTCAATACGGGAGAcataagtgcgctctgccacagtaGAGCCCGAgacgacttttgccaggctgcactgttgatcgcgcgttatcaaggcacacagtgcagccgctggcgccgcccacgccacgcatgtcagtctgctacgccagttggacacgacggctcgccttcgcccatcatgacgcctacgcagtagacccaacagtctacgccgcaacctacactatctcaaacgggcgcctcgccgacggGACAGGTGAATCCACTCCTCGGTCAGAGtccacagggcgatgaagcgtatccgggaagagattctcaaccactgtagcaccattaatgcCTTCTGCACAGTATACTATACATCTGCGTTGGACCCTCCTGTCGGGGtctcaacgcctgtgtacgcgtccccttgggctataaaagggagacgcccgttagagaaaggTCAGGCCCGAAGAAGTCCCGGCAGAGGCCAGTACCCAGcatgggcagaggatagattcattcatATGCAAGAGTaatacaactcacagtggatgtagggtattacgccccgacggcccaaaccactctaaatcctcaagtgttcttgtgttcttgctccttAGGTAGACCTACCGAATCGCTTAgtgcttccccgagtactcaccctctgggattaggcgggtgcactacgccacccggctgtgggtctcCACAAACCACATCATCGATCTTCCCCCTCCGGCCACCCTCCGCCCAAACCGAGCCCGCGGTGAGCTTCCCCGCaagcccctctccctccccgaccCTTTCCTCGTTCCAAaccggcaccaccgccgccgggccgccgcgcgcgccgccgcgggccgcccctGAGCGGGCCCCAGCCGCGCGGACGCACCCCCGCATCCCCgctccgccctggccgcgggccagcgccgccgtgccgccggccggcccctgcCGGCGAGGAACGCCGCCGCAGCGGGTTGGCCTGGCCgtgcgccggccatggcgtggGCAGGGGAGGGAGCTGGGGGCTGGGCCTCCCACTGACATATGGGGCCCAGTCGTCAGCCCCctattttgggttttgtttttcaatttcatttatttatttcggCATAGCCTATgagcatgtttgtggatctgtTGTTGTCCAGTTTATTTTGCTAGGGCAAAAATAAATACTTTCTTTTTGCAATAAAAGTTAATAATTTTTTCTTGTATGTGATATCAATGTATCTTCATGCTAGTAAATTTTGTGGCTTTATTCCTGTCTACAAGTTAAGTTCTTGCGCGTGTTTCGCTCCTAGCCGCAGTTTTCCTTTTTGTGTTGCCAAATAATCTTTCTTTCGGTAATATCATTGCATCATGAACACTTATATCATTTCATTGCACCATTTTaattattgcatggcatcctttttcatacgtgtagacgccgcgaacgaagccgtctacgagctagttgctaagccggtccaggagccaccagcaggagagcagcagatCGAGGAAACCGTTGAACAAGCTCCGGAAGATgttgttaaccccgctgacttgcaaggcaagccccggagcataaacCCTactttaaaacttatgcaatgTGTTATTTaagtacttgtgcattaagttctaGGAGTTACTTGGAACCTTAAATGCATTATCTTTAGGAGACCCCGGTCTTTTACTAGCATGATAGGTCGATAGCACTGCCATACTTAAGTAGGatacggtagaagacgggtgatttcctgtcacccgcgagatataagTTTGGTATTTCAGTAAGAAAGTAAGAAATAATGCTATGAGaatggaaatggagaccgggcggagggaaagttggacatAACCATGGAATAAAGGAAAATTGAGTCtctgcctgtgtcgattgaggaccgtaccgttgctggccgtgctgaccaagattgaacagtactaaccacatgccggaagtatgaggtagtcgaaaccggtaaactaattacctaaattgcgtcGGAATCTGATTCTCGACCCGTGGTGCTGGGCAAgggttgacggatggtgaagtcgtccacgggttcaccgagtgttcgcacgtgcggggctcatcatccaGGTGTTTGCGGGCTTGACTCAGGCTTCGGGGTAATCATGGGAACAGTTGCTCGGTGTGACTCGACGAGGTCGCacttggcgtgtgagttaggtccaccttgcaaggttaaatcggatcgattcgccatgactcgcggttatgagaaccttggtcacttcgccgcatcgtagtaaagaagtggaatgaggcTGGAATGGAAAGGTTGAATTGTATGTTACTAAAGATTaatatgatcaaccatgtatgctctagagaaaTAGGCGAACCTAGTTTATAGCTGTCAactcaattggagctaaaatattgaaagtaaggatccaataTTAGCagtttttcagcaaaataacttcagagccaaacagctttgcatgtctagataatgggctaaatATACTCATAGACgaataagtcttgctgagtattagagtactcagggtttggttgtaccCCTCTGAGCAGGCGGtgttccggaagacttcgaggagaCTTACGCATCTTGGATTGGTCAACCTCTTCCCCCGGGTTGGAtcgtcgagtgggtcccgtcttctccgtgaagtacGAGCAGAttggcctcacatcagtgggcaagatgtgaagctcgtcttttgtcGTCGACGGCaattatcgtattgtattttgggtctctgttttaaactctgtttttcttccGCTGTGTTTGAACTCTGATGTTTGAAATGTAACTCTGGATTGTAAAACCTTATTGTAATTTATTTCGGAAGCTTGTGTTAAACTCTgtagtaaattaatttgaactctgcttttgcttgtaatcacctgtgctcgtcttttggcgagagttcccgtgtaatcgatcctggttacagcaaGCAGTCTGAGTGTATTGGTTGAGTGCAGAAGCTGTGGTTTAAGCTTAAGTTGTTAATTATTGCATTCGAtcagtattatttggactgttatGTGACAAGTAGTTGACTAATAGATAGATATAACTTCCTTAGAAAACAAAGAATGAAATGTATGGCAAGAAAAGCTAATACAAATTTTTTGCATTGTATGGATAAGTGAACCAACCAAAAATGGGCATAATCAAAACCATGACAGTGGACAACAAAAATGGCAGATAAAACACACCTCAAGGCATATAATGTAGTCCTGGATACGTGTTTGCAGTCTTTGTGCCAAATGTCCTTTAAAAAGCCCAGTTGAGAAAAGGAATGCAACAGCAACACCTTGCCACCAGGTCAAAAATACAATAGATTTGAAAGTAAGAAACTTAGACAGGGGCTTGATAGGTTCCAGCTTCTCCTTGGTAGCAGTATAGAACTGTATAAGGCAATATAATGCCCATGTCTGGCTGAAATTTAGTACAACAGCCAAATATGGATATCTGCAAATGAATCAATAAAATTCATGAGGATGCAGAACTGGAAATCAAGGTCATCGGGTACAGAATTTTGATAATTTTAAGCATGATGAATTCACTAGGTATTGATGAAATATACAAGGATCAGTTATGTTATGTAAAATTCCATAATAAAGTACTAAAAAAAACAATGGAATTGATTCATACCCATATTTCCATGCAAACTTTCCTTCTCCATAGATTCCCAGAAGTTCCATGAATATTGCCAAGACAGCACAAATAGGCTTAAGGATCATCTAGAATAAGGAAACCATGTAATCGATCAGAACAGGTAAAACAGGAAGGAGAAAAGCAGACAAGGGTCACCCATCatgcatatacatacatattgaACGATGCCAATCTTCACAGCATGGTAGAAGTCGGGACCAAGGTACCAATTTCTCATAAAGCAGTTCAATGGGAAAGGATGCTTCACAATGCCATAATCATAATCAACATCTAGCAGAGGCGAGCTCTCACTGATTTGAAGCAGACCCTCCATAAACCTAATGGTACTTTCCTCCCCACCTTAAATGACCAAAAACAAAGTTGTTTCAGATAAACATTACagataaagaaataaagaaaactgAAAGATAGATCCATAGGCCAGAAAACAAGATTGGAGCCAGAATAACTTTCATCCAAATTAAGCAGGGACATGCATGACCAAATTAAAACAAAGCTAGGTGTTTCACCAACTTCTTTAGATGTTTTTATAATCAATTTTAACTTCAGTAATTTCAACAGTTCATGAGCATAAAATAGTACCATTCCTTCCATGTTTCACCGATATTCAGTTCAGTTACATTTCTTTGTGATGAGATATATTTATAAACTGGGTCAGTTACATTTATTTGTGATGAGATATATTTATAAACTGGGTCAGTTACTAAGCAAGTAGTTTTTCTAGAAAACACTATGCACAGTATGGATGAGAGAGGCAGCACAGTGTTTTGcgtagcaggcactagaagggTGAGATGAAGTGGCTTTGTAGCAGAGAGCAACAATAGAACAGGTGCAGCACGCTCAGCTATATTTCTTAACTTCCTGGCTGTGCATGTCTTAATAAGTATTAAGAGTAAGTATTCGAAATGAGCAGGACCACAATATGTAATAAAGAAccatagaaaaaaataaaaaatctgaaTGTATCTGAAGCTTAACTGCCACTAAACATGAAACATTGTGCCATAGAGGTCACAGCAGGGCATACGAGCCTCTACAGCAAAGTGGAgttatttttttttgggggggggggggggggggcaaactCAGATATTGCATCTCCTAAGGAATCTCTGTAGTGGCCAGAGTCACCCTTGAGGCCTTGACCCACATTAAGATCTGCCTATGAGTACACTACGGCACACCACGCTAATTGCTGCTCAGTGGCCATTACCTTCTACCCACAAGACTACTTAATACATACAATCAGATATGATAATCTTCTGCTTATCTACCAAATCCCTATTTTCTTATGAGGGCATGAGGCTGAGAGTAGAACTATTGCTCAGTAGAACTATTTTCTTAATGCATGACTTCCAACTATTGGTTAATTACTTAATTCAAGATAACTTTCTAATGGAGAATCCAATACTCACCTAAGCATGCTATCAAATATCTCTCGAAGCAATACATGGCAAATGCCTCGTAACAGTCCCGCATCAGTTCACAGATGAATGCAACATTCGAATTCAGTAATGAGAAGAACTGCAAAAATAAAGAACCCTTAAATGTTTACAACTCAACAGTAAAAAATGAATTCCATCAACAATGAAGGAAGAAACTAAAACAAGGTTGTTTCAGAATTTACTACCTCCACTCAGAATACACAATGTTTGAGAATTTGAGCAGTAAAAGTTCCACTACTTTGTGCATTTATATATAAAGAAACTTATGGGAAATATAATATTTTACTAGTCTCTACCAGCGTATTACTATGAAACCCCATAGCCAAAATTGCTTATTAGCAACCATATGTGGTCCAAAGTTCAAGTTGGTAAAATATCAGCAACAATATTTCATAGTTTTCACTAAAATATTATGCAATTCTTGAATACATGGATGCCATATATAGTTCTTCAAAGCCAAAATAATGTGCAAGAAGGGAATAAAGTACTATAAAGTGTATCAAAGAGGGCATATTTCAAATACAGAATTGCAGATGACTGAACATGTAAGTAAAAGTCCATGTGCTTTCATCTTAAAGATTATCCCAGAACTTATAATGCTCCAAAGCTGAAAAGGGGTGTATTATGACGTAATAGTATGACTGCTGGTCAGTTGAGAACAGAGAAGGGACTTGTGTATTTAAAATAAATGAAGATAATGGACAGAAATTGTAACTCATTTGGTATCACTGCAATATATTCGGCATTCAGATTCTCACTCTAAGTATCACAACTATTACATGAAGAGTAAACAAATTTAGGAAGCACAAAGGCATCTTCTTGTGCAGAAACGTTGGGACAGAAAACAAAAGGAAGCTATGCAGCTTGCCTACTTACTGATTGAACAGCATATACTGGAACCATCAGAATAAGACCAATCATAAATTTTTG from Panicum virgatum strain AP13 chromosome 9K, P.virgatum_v5, whole genome shotgun sequence encodes:
- the LOC120652400 gene encoding protein LAZ1 homolog 1-like, yielding MALKNVIRFILVLTHASSCLARSGNMFSPGFVSVSKSLPSWPILSAGTSVTVALVLSLFLTFEHLCAYHQPEEQKFMIGLILMVPVYAVQSFFSLLNSNVAFICELMRDCYEAFAMYCFERYLIACLGGEESTIRFMEGLLQISESSPLLDVDYDYGIVKHPFPLNCFMRNWYLGPDFYHAVKIGIVQYMILKPICAVLAIFMELLGIYGEGKFAWKYGYPYLAVVLNFSQTWALYCLIQFYTATKEKLEPIKPLSKFLTFKSIVFLTWWQGVAVAFLFSTGLFKGHLAQRLQTRIQDYIICLEMGVAAVVHLKVFPAKPYRRGERSVPNVAVMSDYASLGAPDPEEVGGGIDSLTVLQTPGTKDRRLSFPQSVRDVVLGSGEIMVDDVKYTVSHVVEPMERSFTKINKTIHQISENVKQLEKQKKKAKDDSYLIPLEPWSEEFSEAHDHVVGGSVSDSGLAKTRYHRNSNRPRRSFESRLRGWF